The nucleotide window GTGCATTCCATGTTGTTGAAAACATTACTTTTTTCCCTTGCATTAAACCACCTTTTCCATAAACATCTGAACCTGCAAAGAAGACACCATATGAATAAACGCGATCTATGTATGTCTTGAGTAGACCCGGTACGCTGAACCAGTAAATGGGGGTTTGATAAATAACTACATCTGCCCAAGTGAACTTTTTGTGTTCTTCCTCAATATCATAACCATTTTGAACTACAGTTGTTTGTATCTCATAAGTTCCTTTTAATGTTGCTACAATCGCATCAAAAATGGTTTTGTTCAATTTACCTGGTGCGAACTCATAATATTCATGTCCGTTGATAATTAATATGTTTTTCATTACACATTCTCCTTTATATAGTTGCTGTCACGTTTAATTTGTAGCAAAAAAGAGAACTTATACCATATAAAGCTAATGTATCTTGTCAATATATATGCGCATATACTATAATGGGAGTAATTTCAAGAAAGGAAAAGGTGCTCGGGAAACATGGATAACTAATTTTATTTCAGCTACGCATACGTTACAGCTTTATAACGAATGACATGTACGCCAGAGATAGGATTAGTCTGCCCATTTTTCGAATACCTTTCCTTTAACGGATTTTTTTATTGGCCTTGCTATAGGCTTTTTTGTGGTATTCTAATGTACAAGGCAGACCTCCTCTCTAGGATTAGAAGGGGGGTTTTTTTATGTTCAACATGAAAATGACAGGATTAGAAAAATATATAAAAACGCGCTTATTATTCAAGCTTGCGGATACCATTACCGTAGAAAAGGGCGATCGTATTGGAATCGTCGGTGTGAACGGAGCCGGAAAATCAACACTCATGAGGGTGCTGGCTGGAGAAGAACAGCCGGATAAAGGAACGGTAGAACGAAGAGGTTCACTAGCTGTTATTCAGCAATTACATGAAACTCTGCAAGACATCAGCCCAGAAATGCAAAAGCGCTGGGGTGTTCCGACTGGCAGTGCACAAATGAGCGGCGGTGAGCAAACGCGTGTGAAAATTGCGGCTGCCTTGGAAAAGCATGCAGATGTTTTATTAGCAGATGAACCGAGCAGTCATTTAGATCTTGCGGGAATTGAAGAGGTTGAAAAACAATTAAAAAACTTTCCAGGAAGCGTATTGCTAATATCCCATGACCGTTCTCTCTTGGATGCAGTTTGTACAAAGATTTTAGAACTGGAGCATGGGGTATTAACCTTGTTCAAGGGTAACTATTCTACTTATCTCGCGCAAAAACAGCTGCTAGTTCAGCGGTCACAGCACGAGTTTGAGAACTATGAGCGAGAAAGAACGCATTTGGAGCGTGCTATCAATGCGAAGAAGGAACGAGCAAAAGGAAGTGCCTCTAAGCCTAAGAGGTTAAGTCACAGTGAGTCAAAATTAGGAAAAGCAGCAGCTGGTAGCCGACAAGCGAAAATGGAGAAGACAGTGAAAGCGTTGGAATCACGTCTGCATCAATTGGAAAAGAAAGAAAAGTCGCGTGAATTAGATCACGTGAAGTTTGATATACAAAACCATACACCAATGACGGGGAAATACGCGATTTCCTTTACCCGCGTGACAAAATCTGTTCCGGGCCGGATGCTATATCAATCTTTTTCAGGCATCATTCCGCCGGGAGCGAAGGTTGCGCTCGTTGGCGGCAATGGTACAGGAAAATCCACACTCCTCAATATGATTGTAAATGGAGAAGCTGGCATTTCGGTATCGGGCAGTGTGAAGATGGGTTACTTTCACCAAAGGCTTGAGATTTTACATCCTGATAAGAGTATTTTAGAAAATATTATGGAAGATACGAAGTATACGGAAACCTTTGCCCGAACAATATTAGCAAGGCTTTTGTTCAAGCGAGAAGACGTATACAAAACCGTATCGATTTTAAGCGGCGGGGAACGAGTCAAAGTCGCACTAACGAAGGTGTTGCTTGGTGATTATAATGTATTACTTCTCGATGAGCCGACGAACTATTTAGATATACAAACACAGGAAAGCTTAGAAGAAGTACTGCGAAACTACCCAGGTACAATCTTGTTTGCGACACACGACCGCAGCTTGATGAATGGAGTCTCCACGCATACGCTGACGATTGAAAAAGGTGGTACAGTAGCACTTGTAGAAGGAAACTACAACGCATATCTAGCGAGTAAGGAAGAAAAACAGCAGCCAGATGAAGAAACCAAGCTTCTACTAGAGCGTGAGCTGAATGAAATTATCGGCAGACTGTCCATGCCAACCAAAAAAGATAATAAAGAAGAATTAGAAGCACGTTATCAAGCGGTGTTAAAGAGATTAAAAGCATAAGAAACAGGCGCTCCGAACCAGGGAGCGTCTGTTTTGTATCGGCAAAAAAGGAACTTGGTGAGTTTCACAGATAATCTAGTCACTTCTTACTATGATATTTGGCGAGAAGCCTTAATTTAGTGTCTTGCATCCAAACCGATAAAGCGCCGCATTCACATCATCTATGCCGTAAATCCCGCGCTCTAAGCAAAATAATAAAATTAAATCCGTAGTCTCGCTTTCTGATAAAACATGTCCGGCCGCCTCTAGTAATGTATCAACTTCATTGCGACTCAGTTCTAGCGCTAGCGCTAGTGCAATGGCGGTATGCTTACGCGGGCGATAATCTGGATTAGATCTTATTTTGGAAAAGAGCTTGCGGTCAAGACCCGCTTTTTTATATACCTGTGCATCTTGCAGCTGTTTTTTATCAATATGTGCAAACAACAGCTGTGCAAAGGTTGGCTTGCGGCGTGCTTCAACAAAGCTCTCTAAATCGAGCTCCATCAGCTCCAGAGAATAAAGGGGTTCTGCACTGCAAAGCGAGATTGATTTTTGTCGGTGAAGATCAATATAAAGTTGCAGGTCGAGAAGTGTCTTAGCGTCTAGCATAGCGCCTCCTTACAAATGTCGCTTTAAAAGCGACCATCAGATATGTCGTAGTTGTTATTATCATATCATGATTGCTAGCTGAGGAGGATGATGGAAATGAACAAGAATTTAACAGAAATTGTGTTTTTGCTAGACCGAAGCGGCTCTATGTCAGGGCTAGAAAGTGACACGATTGGCGGTTTTAATGCGCTTATTCGTAAACAAAACCAAATGAAAGGTGAAACAAAAGTTACTGTTGTGCTTTTTGACGATGAATATGAAGTGGTATGGGACGGTGTGGATGCCAAGGAGCTAACACTAACGGAAAACGAATATCAAGTAAGAGGCTGTACGGCCTTACTAGATGCAATCGGCAAAAGTATTATGGATGTAGGTCGCCGCTTATCACAAACAAACGAGGCACAGCGCCCTGGTAAAGTGATTTTTGCGATTACAACAGATGGAGAGGAAAACGCTAGCCGAGAATTTACATATGAAAAGATAAAAGAGATGATTAAGCACCAACAGGAAACATACAGCTGGGAGTTTTTATTTTTAGGCGCAAATATAGATGCAGCTCAAGAAGCGAAAAGTATTGGTATTCATGCGGAGAATGCATTTGAGTTCCTGGCATGTGAAAGCGGTGTGCAGGATATGTATACGATGATGGAACAAGAAATCGTCAAGCGGAGAGTGGAATAAGAGGACGACCTTGCGTAGTTCGTCCAGCAGATTGCAACCGTACAATACCTGTTCTTTTTTTACTCTAAAGGGAATG belongs to Ectobacillus sp. JY-23 and includes:
- the abc-f gene encoding ribosomal protection-like ABC-F family protein, with translation MFNMKMTGLEKYIKTRLLFKLADTITVEKGDRIGIVGVNGAGKSTLMRVLAGEEQPDKGTVERRGSLAVIQQLHETLQDISPEMQKRWGVPTGSAQMSGGEQTRVKIAAALEKHADVLLADEPSSHLDLAGIEEVEKQLKNFPGSVLLISHDRSLLDAVCTKILELEHGVLTLFKGNYSTYLAQKQLLVQRSQHEFENYERERTHLERAINAKKERAKGSASKPKRLSHSESKLGKAAAGSRQAKMEKTVKALESRLHQLEKKEKSRELDHVKFDIQNHTPMTGKYAISFTRVTKSVPGRMLYQSFSGIIPPGAKVALVGGNGTGKSTLLNMIVNGEAGISVSGSVKMGYFHQRLEILHPDKSILENIMEDTKYTETFARTILARLLFKREDVYKTVSILSGGERVKVALTKVLLGDYNVLLLDEPTNYLDIQTQESLEEVLRNYPGTILFATHDRSLMNGVSTHTLTIEKGGTVALVEGNYNAYLASKEEKQQPDEETKLLLERELNEIIGRLSMPTKKDNKEELEARYQAVLKRLKA
- a CDS encoding NAD(P)H-dependent oxidoreductase — its product is MKNILIINGHEYYEFAPGKLNKTIFDAIVATLKGTYEIQTTVVQNGYDIEEEHKKFTWADVVIYQTPIYWFSVPGLLKTYIDRVYSYGVFFAGSDVYGKGGLMQGKKVMFSTTWNAPEHVFENVNEFMEGKSLEESLLSLHKAHEFVGMESLKTFSCHDVVANPDIDKYMSDLHKHLQDVFGT
- a CDS encoding vWA domain-containing protein, which codes for MNKNLTEIVFLLDRSGSMSGLESDTIGGFNALIRKQNQMKGETKVTVVLFDDEYEVVWDGVDAKELTLTENEYQVRGCTALLDAIGKSIMDVGRRLSQTNEAQRPGKVIFAITTDGEENASREFTYEKIKEMIKHQQETYSWEFLFLGANIDAAQEAKSIGIHAENAFEFLACESGVQDMYTMMEQEIVKRRVE